A single window of Excalfactoria chinensis isolate bCotChi1 chromosome 13, bCotChi1.hap2, whole genome shotgun sequence DNA harbors:
- the CXXC5 gene encoding CXXC-type zinc finger protein 5 isoform X2 — MSNSGSHQGAGNKPEAEKNNQDDSHPPVSSERRNKSGIISEPLNKSLKKSRPLSHYSTFGSSSSVSEHSEKGNPLTNGNDATVDKSNSTSKHKNISSMLSKLDRVAEISSEGQNALQQFAQSTEMLKRVVQEHIPLASDHGTAISDMEAVSAAETMNGPSDFPYLGAFPINPGLFIMTPAGVFLAESALHMAGLAEYPMQNELASAINSGKKKRKRCGMCPPCRRRINCEQCSSCRNRKTGHQICKFRKCEELKKKPSAALEVMLPTGAAFRWFQ, encoded by the exons ATGTCGAATTCGGGCTCCCATCAAGGCGCTGGGAACAAGCCAGAGGCGGAAAAAAATAACCAGGATGACTCTCATCCCCCCGTCAGCTCCGAGAGGAGGAACAAAAGTGGGATAATAAGCGAACCTTTGAACAAAAGTCTTAAGAAGTCCCGTCCGCTCTCCCACTATTCCACCTTTGGTAGCAGCAGCTCGGTAAGCGAACATTCGGAGAAGGGCAACCCCTTAACTAACGGCAACGACGCGACTGTGGATAAAAGTAATTCTACCTCAAAGCACAAAAACATCTCTAGTATGCTGAGCAAATTAGACAGGGTGGCGGAAATCTCCTCAGAAGGACAGAACGCCCTACAACAGTTTGCTCAGTCGACAGAAATGCTCAAAAGAGTGGTACAGGAGCATATTCCTCTAGCAAGTGACCACGGGACTGCTATCTCTGATATGGAGGCGGTCTCAGCTGCAGAGACAATGAACGGCCCCTCCGATTTTCCTTACCTGGGGGCTTTTCCCATCAACCCGGGCCTTTTCATTATGACCCCTGCTGGCGTGTTTCTGGCAGAGAGCGCGCTCCATATGGCTGGCTTGGCAGAGTATCCAATGCAGAATGAATTGGCATCTGCCATCAATTCGGGGAAAAAGAAACGGAAAAGATGTGGCATGTGCCCGCCGTGCCGAAGACGGATAAACTGCGAGCAGTGCAGCAGTTGTAGGAATCGCAAAACTGGCCACCAGATTTGCAAATTCCGAAAATGTGAAGAACTCAAAAAGAAGccttctgcagcactggag GTGATGCTTCCTACAGGAGCTGCGTTCAGATGGTTTCAGTAG
- the CXXC5 gene encoding CXXC-type zinc finger protein 5 isoform X1 — protein sequence MSNSGSHQGAGNKPEAEKNNQDDSHPPVSSERRNKSGIISEPLNKSLKKSRPLSHYSTFGSSSSVSEHSEKGNPLTNGNDATVDKSNSTSKHKNISSMLSKLDRVAEISSEGQNALQQFAQSTEMLKRVVQEHIPLASDHGTAISDMEAVSAAETMNGPSDFPYLGAFPINPGLFIMTPAGVFLAESALHMAGLAEYPMQNELASAINSGKKKRKRCGMCPPCRRRINCEQCSSCRNRKTGHQICKFRKCEELKKKPSAALEKVMLPTGAAFRWFQ from the exons ATGTCGAATTCGGGCTCCCATCAAGGCGCTGGGAACAAGCCAGAGGCGGAAAAAAATAACCAGGATGACTCTCATCCCCCCGTCAGCTCCGAGAGGAGGAACAAAAGTGGGATAATAAGCGAACCTTTGAACAAAAGTCTTAAGAAGTCCCGTCCGCTCTCCCACTATTCCACCTTTGGTAGCAGCAGCTCGGTAAGCGAACATTCGGAGAAGGGCAACCCCTTAACTAACGGCAACGACGCGACTGTGGATAAAAGTAATTCTACCTCAAAGCACAAAAACATCTCTAGTATGCTGAGCAAATTAGACAGGGTGGCGGAAATCTCCTCAGAAGGACAGAACGCCCTACAACAGTTTGCTCAGTCGACAGAAATGCTCAAAAGAGTGGTACAGGAGCATATTCCTCTAGCAAGTGACCACGGGACTGCTATCTCTGATATGGAGGCGGTCTCAGCTGCAGAGACAATGAACGGCCCCTCCGATTTTCCTTACCTGGGGGCTTTTCCCATCAACCCGGGCCTTTTCATTATGACCCCTGCTGGCGTGTTTCTGGCAGAGAGCGCGCTCCATATGGCTGGCTTGGCAGAGTATCCAATGCAGAATGAATTGGCATCTGCCATCAATTCGGGGAAAAAGAAACGGAAAAGATGTGGCATGTGCCCGCCGTGCCGAAGACGGATAAACTGCGAGCAGTGCAGCAGTTGTAGGAATCGCAAAACTGGCCACCAGATTTGCAAATTCCGAAAATGTGAAGAACTCAAAAAGAAGccttctgcagcactggag aAGGTGATGCTTCCTACAGGAGCTGCGTTCAGATGGTTTCAGTAG